A window of the Butyricimonas virosa genome harbors these coding sequences:
- a CDS encoding RagB/SusD family nutrient uptake outer membrane protein — protein sequence MNKNVVYIIGLLMMVTSCSDFLEPKSQSEFVPKNAVSLNEMLLGDAYPQPNVSSCYLFSLQTMLDDDICCSSLPYTAYQVAQLPGYNALYSWQPDMFYLMGEANIFYNVWESYYQFILGANAALDYIDDMVGTYEEKAIVKAQSYALRALYYFNLVNLFGEPYNHNKKALGVPLKISSELTSTLPARNTVEEVYTQIEKDLNEAEKFYLSLPESSQFSKNYRTSLPMVQLLKSRVYLHMERWSEAAEYADKVISDWSFSLVDLNTLPAPTAKEPYYNFISFDCSETIWLYGSVDDVTKYNRFIIGGQDKQPRWYMFNASTDLLTGYVGGDLRKERYIVKEYSDPTIYLTFGKYLISSTHVPSSGTEFGVAFRLAEAYLNLAEGAALSNDPVTARAAINTLREHRFTPETYTPMPELTGQDLVDYIRQERRLELCYEGFRWFDLRRYGMPSFSRDWVVNGEKVATYVIAEKDPSYTLPIPEQVLEKNKNLEQNTLANPR from the coding sequence ATGAATAAAAATGTTGTATATATTATTGGGTTACTGATGATGGTGACATCTTGTTCCGATTTTTTGGAGCCCAAGTCACAAAGTGAGTTTGTTCCCAAGAATGCAGTATCTTTGAATGAGATGCTTTTAGGGGATGCTTATCCTCAACCGAATGTATCAAGTTGTTACCTGTTTTCTTTGCAGACGATGTTGGATGATGATATTTGTTGTTCATCTTTACCCTATACTGCCTATCAGGTAGCTCAGTTACCTGGGTATAATGCGTTGTATTCTTGGCAACCGGATATGTTTTATTTGATGGGAGAAGCGAATATATTTTATAATGTATGGGAATCTTATTATCAATTTATTTTAGGTGCAAATGCCGCATTGGACTATATTGATGATATGGTTGGGACGTATGAAGAAAAAGCGATTGTAAAAGCGCAATCTTATGCTTTACGGGCATTATACTATTTTAATTTGGTAAATTTGTTCGGAGAGCCTTATAACCATAATAAGAAAGCGTTAGGTGTTCCTTTGAAAATTAGTAGCGAACTAACAAGTACGCTTCCGGCACGTAATACGGTTGAAGAAGTGTATACCCAAATTGAAAAGGATTTGAATGAGGCAGAAAAGTTCTATCTCTCTTTGCCGGAATCAAGTCAGTTTAGTAAAAATTATAGGACGAGTTTGCCTATGGTGCAATTGTTGAAATCCCGAGTATATTTGCATATGGAGAGATGGAGTGAAGCGGCTGAATATGCGGATAAAGTGATTTCTGATTGGAGTTTTTCTTTGGTGGATTTGAATACATTGCCAGCTCCGACGGCGAAAGAACCGTATTATAATTTTATTTCTTTCGATTGTAGCGAAACGATTTGGTTGTATGGTAGTGTTGATGATGTTACGAAGTATAATAGGTTTATTATTGGAGGGCAAGATAAGCAACCTCGGTGGTATATGTTTAACGCTTCTACCGATTTATTGACTGGTTATGTCGGTGGTGATTTGCGTAAAGAACGTTATATTGTGAAAGAGTATAGTGATCCTACAATCTATTTGACTTTTGGAAAATATTTGATAAGTTCTACCCATGTACCAAGTAGTGGGACAGAATTTGGGGTAGCGTTTCGTTTAGCGGAGGCTTATTTGAATTTGGCTGAAGGAGCAGCTTTATCCAATGATCCGGTAACAGCCCGTGCCGCGATAAATACATTAAGGGAGCATCGTTTTACACCTGAAACTTATACTCCGATGCCGGAATTAACCGGACAGGATTTGGTTGATTATATTCGTCAAGAACGGCGTTTGGAACTTTGTTATGAAGGATTCCGTTGGTTTGATCTACGTCGTTATGGTATGCCTTCTTTCTCAAGAGATTGGGTGGTAAATGGGGAAAAAGTGGCAACTTATGTTATAGCAGAAAAAGATCCTTCTTATACACTTCCTATACCGGAACAAGTATTGGAAAAGAATAAGAATTTAGAACAAAATACATTAGCGAATCCAAGATAA
- a CDS encoding aspartyl protease family protein, with protein MRMMCKIIFSCLFCMIFFPMVAQQYKTVLPYRMVGGKMIVEMSINGSSRSFIFDTGGRTALTSEICEELGLEVADSLQVTDVNSNQAFYPLVTIQSLLTPDQKINFTNVPALKLSSPSPFECFQADGLIGSDLLARTMVEIDGKAKTITITSAEKASRVSLRKMLPFVKAGMPIIALQAGMGNDIICLFDTGCPSFFSLKESDFDRLKTAGAFQILAEGYGEGSIGVAGMAMADTSLRVQFPLLSVGGTKFQNVTSETSTPPFTLLGVKLLDYGKVTLDYPRARFYFEAYEPEYDLASKHYNVALRVKDGELIISTVWTSMKGVVEVGDKVTKINGKPVGMYDFCESIINGIPELKAKKKTKLTVQTKRGEKVIVYQKE; from the coding sequence ATGAGAATGATGTGTAAAATAATTTTCTCGTGTCTTTTTTGTATGATATTTTTTCCAATGGTAGCACAGCAATACAAGACTGTGCTACCCTACCGGATGGTTGGTGGAAAAATGATTGTCGAAATGTCTATAAATGGTTCTTCTCGCTCGTTTATTTTTGACACGGGAGGACGTACCGCATTGACGAGCGAGATTTGCGAGGAATTAGGACTAGAGGTTGCCGATTCGCTCCAAGTTACAGATGTAAATAGTAATCAAGCTTTCTATCCGCTTGTGACGATTCAAAGTTTGCTCACTCCGGATCAGAAAATTAATTTCACGAATGTTCCGGCTTTGAAATTATCTTCTCCATCTCCTTTCGAATGTTTTCAGGCAGATGGGTTGATTGGTAGTGATTTGTTGGCGAGGACGATGGTGGAAATTGACGGTAAGGCAAAGACGATTACAATTACTTCTGCCGAGAAAGCTTCTCGGGTTTCATTACGTAAAATGCTTCCTTTTGTGAAAGCGGGAATGCCGATTATTGCGTTGCAAGCAGGGATGGGGAATGACATTATTTGTTTATTTGATACGGGTTGTCCCAGTTTTTTCTCTCTGAAAGAGAGTGATTTTGATAGGTTGAAGACGGCCGGTGCTTTTCAGATCCTTGCGGAAGGATATGGGGAAGGTTCTATCGGCGTGGCCGGAATGGCAATGGCAGATACTTCTTTGCGGGTACAATTCCCCCTATTGTCGGTTGGTGGAACTAAATTTCAAAATGTAACCTCGGAAACTTCAACTCCGCCTTTTACCTTGCTAGGTGTTAAACTTTTAGATTATGGCAAAGTAACACTGGATTATCCTCGTGCTCGTTTTTATTTTGAAGCTTATGAGCCGGAGTATGATCTTGCCAGCAAACATTATAATGTGGCCCTTCGAGTGAAAGATGGAGAATTAATTATTTCCACGGTGTGGACTTCCATGAAAGGAGTTGTTGAGGTGGGGGATAAAGTGACGAAAATTAACGGGAAACCTGTCGGGATGTATGATTTTTGCGAGAGTATTATTAATGGAATTCCGGAGTTAAAAGCAAAGAAAAAGACAAAGTTGACCGTGCAAACCAAACGGGGAGAGAAAGTGATTGTTTATCAAAAAGAGTAA
- a CDS encoding thioredoxin domain-containing protein, giving the protein MKNRCFIFLLIMLLPSLTWAQTKNTATEVKDYREVDGKIILDLIVNGEQAGFVLDLAGHTAILPEYVEKFKIDTNTPGNFGYEGFLYKHVPTSKSVLISTMSFGNNVFGNGVSAFVLEDEPYLRKLGVAGVIGGVLFRNVVLTIDRKRKKITTSMPYRPSYMKLDHRADIEVVPGSGVVCTVTLDGKAYPLLFDTWNNGMISMTAEDFAKLGGNRGGDATIMNGYKEAGKASVTKTVGTCNFVKDQLGSVVVSENTDLSRSVLGTGILEKGIVSIDYQKQKIYFQPFDLIEIKDDVVEDIASKVEPGKLNPITREYFLEHIYDYRKDKEFVFKGDKPVVIDFWATWCGPCMRLIPEMEKMAEKYKDQVIFLKVNADKEKELCSMFNVVALPTLFFIPVGGKPIIETGAMPEKYEQIIKDKLLK; this is encoded by the coding sequence ATGAAAAATAGATGTTTTATCTTTTTATTAATAATGTTACTCCCTTCATTGACGTGGGCACAAACAAAGAATACCGCTACCGAGGTGAAGGATTATCGGGAAGTAGACGGGAAAATTATTCTGGATTTGATTGTTAATGGAGAACAGGCTGGTTTTGTGTTGGATTTGGCGGGTCACACGGCGATATTGCCGGAATACGTGGAAAAATTTAAGATAGACACCAATACGCCGGGGAATTTCGGTTATGAAGGTTTCCTTTACAAGCATGTGCCGACGAGTAAGAGTGTGTTAATTAGTACGATGTCATTCGGGAATAACGTGTTTGGCAATGGTGTTTCGGCTTTTGTGCTGGAAGATGAGCCTTATTTACGAAAATTGGGAGTAGCCGGGGTTATTGGGGGAGTTTTATTTCGTAACGTGGTGTTGACGATTGATCGTAAGCGTAAAAAAATAACGACATCAATGCCTTATCGGCCATCATACATGAAGTTGGATCATCGGGCAGATATAGAAGTTGTACCCGGTTCTGGGGTCGTTTGCACGGTAACACTTGACGGAAAGGCTTACCCTTTGTTATTTGATACTTGGAATAATGGGATGATCTCCATGACAGCTGAAGATTTTGCTAAACTTGGTGGAAATCGTGGTGGTGACGCTACTATTATGAACGGTTATAAAGAGGCCGGAAAAGCTTCTGTGACGAAAACCGTCGGGACATGTAATTTCGTGAAGGATCAGTTGGGTAGTGTGGTTGTGTCTGAGAATACGGATCTATCTCGTTCTGTGTTAGGTACGGGGATATTGGAAAAGGGAATTGTTTCGATAGATTACCAGAAACAGAAAATTTATTTTCAGCCTTTTGATCTGATTGAAATAAAAGATGATGTGGTTGAGGACATAGCATCGAAGGTAGAACCCGGAAAGTTAAACCCGATTACCCGTGAATATTTCCTAGAGCACATTTATGATTATCGTAAGGATAAAGAATTCGTGTTTAAGGGAGATAAACCAGTGGTTATTGATTTTTGGGCAACATGGTGTGGTCCTTGTATGCGTTTAATTCCGGAGATGGAAAAAATGGCCGAAAAATATAAAGATCAGGTTATATTTTTAAAGGTTAATGCCGACAAGGAAAAAGAATTGTGCAGTATGTTTAATGTGGTGGCATTACCGACACTGTTTTTTATCCCGGTGGGAGGCAAACCGATTATTGAAACCGGGGCTATGCCCGAAAAATACGAGCAAATTATTAAAGACAAGTTGTTAAAATAG
- a CDS encoding TlpA family protein disulfide reductase codes for MLKIIVFILLLGSLPVYAQSDLEISGKLRTLEALELRLEDIEGKTILSAEVRNDGTFSMGPVKIVPDLYFLWFGKTKQPIYLTNTKVTIKGYYDHVNPGNSSLVFTGIDEFLKLSEWIPKEEIARKKTINKEVQDNLRGTMFSALAYLSGMTAYEPNKMLLDFILPEDREALTVKWLVQRVDSLSKFAIGAKAYDFSFVDARGKMVKLSDFRGKFVLVDFWASWCGPCRHEMKSLLPIYNELKGNDLEFISVSLDKREKDWRKMLDEEKLPWVMLWDKEGFTIGNEPNVIQKAYGFYSIPFIVLIDKEGCILEKYLRGEKVKEAILKARKN; via the coding sequence ATGCTTAAGATAATTGTATTCATATTGTTACTAGGTTCTCTGCCTGTGTACGCTCAATCTGACCTTGAAATTTCGGGGAAATTGAGAACATTGGAAGCTCTTGAATTACGGCTAGAGGATATTGAAGGAAAAACGATTTTGTCTGCCGAGGTCCGGAATGATGGAACTTTTTCGATGGGACCGGTAAAAATTGTACCGGATTTATATTTTCTTTGGTTTGGAAAGACGAAACAACCTATATATTTAACTAATACTAAAGTGACAATTAAAGGGTATTATGATCACGTGAATCCGGGTAATAGTTCTTTAGTATTTACAGGAATTGATGAATTCCTGAAATTATCCGAATGGATTCCAAAGGAGGAAATTGCCCGAAAGAAGACAATAAATAAAGAAGTTCAGGATAATTTACGAGGAACAATGTTTAGCGCTTTAGCATATTTGTCTGGAATGACTGCTTACGAGCCGAATAAAATGTTGTTAGATTTCATTTTGCCGGAAGATCGGGAGGCCTTGACTGTGAAATGGCTGGTTCAACGAGTAGATAGCTTGTCGAAATTTGCCATTGGAGCGAAAGCGTATGATTTTAGTTTTGTGGATGCTAGAGGCAAAATGGTCAAGTTAAGTGATTTTAGGGGAAAGTTTGTGCTCGTTGATTTTTGGGCTTCGTGGTGTGGACCTTGCAGACACGAGATGAAAAGTTTATTGCCAATATACAATGAGTTAAAGGGGAATGATTTGGAGTTTATTAGCGTGTCGCTTGACAAACGAGAAAAAGATTGGAGAAAAATGCTTGACGAGGAAAAGTTACCTTGGGTGATGTTGTGGGATAAAGAGGGATTTACGATTGGTAACGAGCCGAATGTTATCCAAAAGGCCTATGGTTTTTACAGTATCCCTTTTATCGTTTTAATTGATAAGGAGGGCTGTATTCTTGAAAAATACTTGCGGGGAGAAAAAGTAAAGGAGGCAATATTGAAAGCTAGGAAGAATTAG
- a CDS encoding aspartyl protease family protein, which yields MRIVVLLLLGFMTSLPVVTIAQQTTRRICDTIHYEYVHDKIIIPVIVNGVKVKYIVDTGGQTGTIRENAVEMKAMSGGTSRGVSDLNGMSLAYEEAVLSNVQLSSNYKLTQMKSMVFPSNGFFRELGVVGILGSDAFAQAVVTFDAREQIMIINYPYRPDGLKISEGVAIYPGQTSHPIVDVDFGGIMKRVLFDTGANGLLILSADDYEDLKDKVENRLLSCGIGISGVGIGGFDLKNTMEMKKVSIGELNFVGKEFNNMESVTCKGSSLMGVDMLKYGKVVIDYMRNRFYFFPYESRTEDMTGELKNWNVGILPVKGHFEITAVWDSAKDLVALGDQVIRVNGKNLSELKQSQLEVEALLDTVEGDVTEIVILKDGKEKKVEIKRM from the coding sequence ATGCGAATTGTTGTATTATTGCTGCTTGGTTTTATGACCTCTTTACCTGTTGTTACAATTGCTCAACAAACAACTCGACGGATTTGTGACACGATTCATTACGAATATGTTCATGATAAAATCATTATACCTGTGATTGTAAATGGCGTGAAAGTGAAGTATATCGTGGATACAGGAGGGCAGACAGGAACGATAAGAGAGAATGCAGTGGAAATGAAGGCTATGAGTGGGGGAACTTCACGAGGGGTATCCGATCTGAACGGAATGTCGTTAGCTTATGAGGAAGCCGTGTTGTCAAATGTCCAGTTAAGCTCGAATTATAAATTAACCCAGATGAAAAGCATGGTCTTCCCGTCAAATGGTTTCTTCCGGGAGTTAGGAGTCGTGGGGATCTTGGGAAGTGATGCTTTTGCCCAGGCTGTGGTTACTTTTGATGCCCGGGAACAAATCATGATTATTAATTATCCTTATCGTCCGGATGGTTTGAAAATTTCAGAGGGAGTTGCTATTTATCCGGGGCAGACGAGTCATCCTATCGTGGATGTGGATTTTGGTGGGATTATGAAGCGGGTGTTGTTTGATACGGGAGCCAACGGGTTATTAATCCTTTCGGCTGATGATTACGAGGATTTAAAAGACAAGGTTGAGAATCGTTTACTTTCTTGCGGAATTGGGATTAGTGGTGTCGGAATTGGTGGTTTTGATTTGAAGAACACCATGGAGATGAAAAAAGTTAGTATCGGGGAGCTTAATTTCGTTGGGAAAGAGTTTAACAACATGGAAAGTGTCACGTGTAAGGGGAGTTCGTTAATGGGAGTGGATATGTTGAAATACGGTAAGGTGGTGATTGATTATATGCGGAACCGTTTTTACTTTTTCCCCTATGAAAGTAGAACAGAAGATATGACCGGAGAGTTGAAAAACTGGAACGTGGGAATTCTTCCGGTGAAAGGTCATTTCGAGATTACAGCAGTATGGGATAGTGCTAAAGATTTGGTCGCTTTGGGAGATCAAGTGATCCGTGTGAATGGGAAAAATCTATCCGAATTGAAACAAAGTCAACTGGAAGTAGAGGCTTTACTTGATACTGTGGAAGGGGACGTGACGGAAATTGTTATTCTGAAAGATGGTAAAGAAAAGAAGGTTGAAATTAAAAGAATGTGA
- a CDS encoding S8 family serine peptidase translates to MKKYVLLLFACMGMNVSYAQLIGTGGSTQKKQSDLDWYNCSFDKDGVYGCEVNKAYDFLKDRKIKKRPIVALIGTGIDVEHEDIKQAIWVNPKEKADGKDNDKNGRIDDINGWNFLGGKDGQVMESLMQEGDREFLRLKDKYADYMTSNGEFFKIVNEKLTKVPAPENLTEYTYYKNKVMPESCLASTYGGWKMGYVIQEYAKKFKEELNAKFPGQKYTVKEFQECYDPKAPQDTLRDVAFSLIAIGFDLYKTDDLDVIYKAFVETAVQIGKETYEKEFQKISSDGRKDIVGDNYLDINDNKYGNNVLLTSEAATGTMQAGIVGGKRGNGLGGDGIIDQAEIMCLRVGAGSGEPYLKDMALAIRYAVDHGSDVIVLPQQNTLYPENQKAWMSEALRYAEGKGVLVIVPVWELSRDLAKQTFFPNRWMDGSKELTNLMVVAPSDKNGNPSMNSNYGAKELDLFAPGVNIYSAYMGDTYKTGSGVSLASASVAGVAALVKAYYPNLTGAQIRNILLNSVTSRKGVEVEKGIIVDGKQAQDLFLFEDLCLSGGILNAYRAIMAADKFGK, encoded by the coding sequence ATGAAAAAGTATGTTTTGTTGTTGTTTGCGTGTATGGGCATGAATGTTTCTTATGCGCAGTTAATAGGAACTGGTGGTTCCACTCAAAAAAAGCAATCAGATTTAGATTGGTATAACTGTTCTTTTGATAAAGATGGTGTGTATGGTTGTGAGGTGAATAAGGCTTACGATTTTTTGAAAGATAGGAAGATTAAAAAGAGGCCTATTGTCGCTTTGATTGGAACGGGAATTGATGTTGAACACGAGGATATAAAACAGGCAATTTGGGTGAATCCCAAAGAGAAAGCTGATGGAAAAGATAATGACAAGAATGGCAGGATTGATGATATTAATGGTTGGAACTTTTTGGGAGGTAAAGATGGGCAGGTGATGGAATCGCTGATGCAGGAAGGCGATCGTGAATTTCTCCGTTTAAAGGATAAATATGCTGATTATATGACTAGTAATGGAGAGTTTTTTAAAATCGTAAATGAAAAATTAACTAAAGTCCCGGCTCCGGAAAATTTAACTGAATATACTTATTATAAAAATAAAGTAATGCCAGAATCTTGCCTTGCCAGTACTTATGGAGGTTGGAAAATGGGATATGTTATTCAGGAGTATGCCAAAAAATTTAAAGAAGAATTAAATGCGAAATTTCCGGGACAAAAGTATACGGTAAAAGAATTTCAAGAATGTTATGATCCAAAAGCTCCCCAAGATACATTGAGGGATGTTGCATTCTCTCTGATTGCTATCGGGTTTGATTTATATAAAACGGATGATTTGGATGTGATTTATAAGGCTTTTGTGGAAACAGCTGTTCAAATAGGGAAGGAAACTTATGAGAAAGAGTTTCAAAAAATCAGTTCGGATGGCCGTAAAGATATTGTCGGAGATAATTATTTGGATATAAATGACAACAAGTATGGTAATAATGTTTTGTTGACTTCTGAGGCTGCAACGGGAACAATGCAAGCTGGTATTGTGGGAGGAAAAAGAGGAAATGGACTTGGTGGAGATGGAATTATAGATCAAGCAGAAATTATGTGTTTGCGGGTTGGTGCAGGGAGTGGAGAACCTTATTTGAAAGACATGGCACTTGCTATTCGTTATGCCGTTGATCATGGTTCTGATGTTATTGTGTTGCCACAGCAAAATACGCTGTATCCCGAGAATCAGAAAGCATGGATGTCAGAGGCTCTTCGTTATGCAGAAGGCAAGGGCGTATTAGTCATTGTGCCGGTTTGGGAATTATCACGAGATTTAGCAAAACAAACTTTCTTCCCGAATCGTTGGATGGACGGCAGCAAAGAATTGACTAATTTGATGGTTGTTGCTCCATCGGATAAGAATGGCAACCCTTCCATGAATTCTAATTACGGTGCGAAAGAATTGGATTTGTTCGCCCCGGGGGTAAATATTTACTCGGCTTACATGGGTGATACTTATAAAACAGGAAGTGGGGTCAGCTTGGCTTCTGCTTCTGTTGCCGGAGTGGCAGCTTTGGTAAAGGCTTATTACCCGAATTTAACGGGAGCGCAAATTCGTAATATCCTGTTGAATAGTGTGACCTCACGGAAAGGAGTGGAAGTGGAAAAGGGTATTATTGTAGATGGCAAGCAGGCTCAAGATTTATTCCTTTTTGAAGATCTCTGTTTATCCGGTGGAATTTTGAATGCTTATCGAGCTATTATGGCTGCGGACAAGTTTGGTAAATAA